A portion of the Candidatus Eremiobacteraceae bacterium genome contains these proteins:
- a CDS encoding nucleotidyltransferase family protein has product MPDPAFTVVALAGGTLERDFRKAGYDVANKAYLPIAGTLMLERVLRAFRDSRSVGRIRVVTQPDAFAAAFGTDRGALADDVIAPGAGLIDSMLAGLAGLDEHAMTLVTATDLPLLSGAAIDAFVAQARALRPEYDIGYGFVSRQSHMAKYPQVRHTWVPLREGVFCGGGVSVLRAGAAVQAAELLRTVAALRKSPLRLAGVFSPGLLVRLPFGGVRVGELEERADALSGLRCRGIRCDEPDLAVNVDRLDDLIAAEEILRENNRAQSTPN; this is encoded by the coding sequence ATGCCTGATCCGGCCTTCACGGTGGTCGCGCTCGCCGGCGGCACGCTCGAGCGCGATTTCCGCAAGGCCGGCTACGACGTCGCCAACAAAGCGTATCTTCCGATCGCAGGCACGCTCATGCTCGAGCGCGTGCTGCGCGCATTTCGAGACTCGCGCTCGGTCGGGCGGATCCGAGTGGTCACGCAGCCCGACGCGTTCGCCGCCGCGTTCGGCACCGATCGCGGCGCGCTCGCCGATGACGTCATCGCGCCGGGCGCCGGCCTGATCGACAGCATGCTCGCCGGCTTGGCTGGTTTGGACGAGCATGCGATGACCCTCGTGACGGCGACCGATCTGCCGCTGCTGAGCGGCGCGGCGATCGACGCCTTCGTCGCGCAGGCGCGCGCGCTCAGACCCGAGTACGACATCGGCTACGGTTTCGTGAGCCGCCAATCGCACATGGCGAAGTATCCGCAAGTGCGCCACACGTGGGTGCCGCTGCGCGAAGGCGTGTTCTGCGGTGGCGGCGTGAGCGTGTTGCGCGCTGGCGCGGCGGTGCAGGCGGCCGAGCTGCTGCGCACGGTCGCGGCGCTGCGCAAGTCTCCGTTGCGCTTGGCGGGCGTGTTCTCCCCGGGTCTGCTGGTGCGCTTGCCATTCGGCGGCGTGCGCGTCGGTGAGCTCGAGGAACGAGCCGACGCGCTGAGCGGTTTGCGCTGCCGCGGGATACGCTGCGACGAGCCCGACCTCGCCGTCAACGTCGACCGGCTCGACGATCTCATCGCCGCCGAAGAGATCTTAAGGGAGAACAACCGTGCCCAAAGCACCCCGAACTGA
- the ispE gene encoding 4-(cytidine 5'-diphospho)-2-C-methyl-D-erythritol kinase, protein MTATPLVQAARAKLNLRLDVLGLQAGGLHGVRSLVGDLVFGDDVEISQRGGAFRVDTEGAAIPERENLAWQAATRLGIDLAGLHVTIRKRIPMQSGLGGGSSDAAALLRGLRDIFAKRGAPIPDERIRNAARAGSDVAACLVRGFKIVEGTGEIVRRVPLAAPPWGLVLLRPPVGVPTAEAYRLLDAGRPAGPSPSSEANLLELCRAIESRDFASACSLLYNDFQPVIELIFPSVAEVRQRLRAAGAAATLLCGSGSCVAGFFETHAAAAAAHRSLKTGEGEWATATCFADA, encoded by the coding sequence ATGACTGCCACCCCGCTTGTGCAGGCCGCCCGGGCCAAGCTCAACTTGCGGCTAGACGTGCTTGGCCTGCAAGCGGGCGGACTGCATGGCGTGCGGTCGCTCGTCGGCGACCTGGTCTTCGGCGACGACGTGGAGATCAGCCAGCGCGGCGGCGCCTTTCGCGTCGACACCGAGGGCGCCGCGATCCCCGAGCGCGAGAACCTCGCGTGGCAGGCAGCGACGCGGCTCGGCATCGATCTCGCGGGCCTGCATGTGACCATCCGCAAGCGCATCCCGATGCAGTCCGGCTTGGGCGGCGGCAGTTCGGATGCAGCCGCCCTGCTGCGCGGCTTGCGCGATATATTCGCCAAACGCGGCGCGCCGATACCCGACGAGCGCATCCGCAACGCCGCGCGTGCCGGGTCCGACGTGGCCGCATGCCTCGTGCGCGGTTTCAAGATCGTCGAGGGCACGGGCGAGATCGTGCGGCGCGTGCCGCTCGCGGCGCCCCCATGGGGGTTGGTCCTGTTGCGTCCGCCTGTCGGGGTGCCGACCGCCGAAGCGTATCGCTTGCTCGACGCGGGTAGGCCGGCCGGCCCGTCGCCCTCGTCCGAAGCCAACCTGCTCGAGCTGTGCAGGGCGATCGAATCACGCGATTTCGCGAGCGCTTGCTCGTTGCTCTACAATGACTTCCAGCCCGTCATCGAGCTGATCTTTCCAAGCGTCGCGGAGGTGCGCCAGCGCCTGCGTGCAGCCGGCGCTGCAGCGACGCTGCTGTGCGGCAGCGGCTCCTGCGTCGCGGGGTTCTTCGAGACGCACGCGGCTGCGGCTGCGGCCCACAGGTCGCTCAAGACCGGAGAGGGCGAGTGGGCGACGGCGACCTGCTTCGCTGATGCCTGA
- a CDS encoding type IV pilus twitching motility protein PilT, translating into MDSSNGRPSTTLDLDSLLRQMLAMGASDLHLKAAAPPIARVHGVLTPLSERPLSLPECENLIFSSMTRAQQQEFLETKEVDYAYGLHGHGRFRVNAYFQRGTISAAYRTVRLDIPSFEELRLPASLRDLCEYQDGIVLLTGATGTGKSTTLAAMIDYVNSTSRRHIVTIEDPIEYIHVDKLSIISQREVGIDTESYTIALKQALRQDPDVILIGEMRDPESIITALTAAETGHLVLSTLHTQNTTQALERIMDALPEANRKMFMVQLATSLRGIVSQRLLQRIDGSGRVPAVEVLIATPTIKSLIMEAKFSEMYGYMSTGRMEGMQTFTQSLLDLYQSGLVTEKEAFSKADKPTEFRLAIEGHITSGADLQGSATF; encoded by the coding sequence GTGGATAGTTCCAACGGTCGCCCGTCGACCACCCTCGACCTCGACAGTCTGCTGCGGCAGATGCTGGCGATGGGTGCGTCCGACCTCCATCTCAAGGCCGCAGCGCCGCCGATCGCGCGCGTGCACGGCGTGCTGACGCCGCTGTCGGAGCGGCCGCTCTCGCTGCCCGAATGCGAGAACTTGATCTTCTCCTCGATGACCCGCGCGCAACAGCAAGAATTCCTCGAGACCAAAGAGGTCGACTACGCATACGGCCTCCACGGTCACGGCCGTTTTCGCGTCAACGCGTATTTCCAGCGCGGCACGATCAGCGCTGCATACCGTACCGTGCGCCTCGACATCCCTTCATTCGAAGAGCTGCGCCTGCCGGCATCGTTGCGCGACCTGTGCGAGTATCAGGACGGCATCGTCTTGCTGACCGGCGCCACCGGCACCGGCAAGTCGACCACGCTGGCCGCGATGATCGATTACGTCAATTCGACTTCGCGCCGCCACATCGTCACGATCGAAGACCCGATCGAGTACATCCACGTCGACAAGCTGTCGATCATCTCGCAGCGCGAGGTCGGCATCGACACCGAGTCGTACACGATCGCGCTCAAACAAGCGCTGCGACAAGACCCCGATGTCATCCTCATCGGCGAGATGCGCGATCCCGAGTCGATCATCACCGCGCTGACCGCAGCCGAGACGGGCCACCTCGTGCTCTCGACGCTGCACACGCAGAACACGACGCAAGCCCTCGAACGTATCATGGACGCGTTGCCGGAAGCCAACCGAAAGATGTTCATGGTGCAGTTGGCGACCTCGCTGCGCGGCATCGTCTCGCAGCGCTTGCTGCAGCGCATCGACGGCTCGGGTCGCGTGCCCGCGGTCGAGGTGCTCATCGCGACGCCGACGATCAAGAGCTTGATCATGGAGGCCAAGTTCAGCGAGATGTACGGCTACATGTCGACCGGGCGCATGGAGGGCATGCAGACGTTCACGCAATCGCTGCTCGACCTGTACCAGAGCGGCTTGGTCACCGAAAAAGAGGCGTTCTCGAAAGCCGACAAACCGACGGAATTCCGTCTGGCGATCGAAGGCCACATCACCAGCGGTGCCGATTTGCAGGGTTCGGCCACGTTCTAA
- the pdxS gene encoding pyridoxal 5'-phosphate synthase lyase subunit PdxS, whose amino-acid sequence MAEKADKQQDKTPKHKGTEKVKRGLAQMLKGGVIMDVTTPEQATIAQEAGAVAVMALERVPADIRKEGGVARMAAIEVIQRIMDAVTIPVMAKARIGHFVEAQVLEALGVDFIDESEVLTPADEHYHIDKRPFTVPFVCGARNLGEALRRIAEGAAMIRTKGEAGSGNIVEAIRHLREVTSEIRRLSTLSEEEFVAAAKDLGAPVELVRDVAEHGRLPVVTFVAGGIATPADAALCMQLGSEGVFVGSGIFKSSNPAKTAKAIVEATHYFDDPKVVLEVSKELGAAMPGLEISQIPKDQLMAGRGW is encoded by the coding sequence ATGGCGGAAAAAGCGGACAAACAGCAAGACAAGACGCCCAAACACAAGGGCACTGAGAAGGTCAAGCGCGGGCTGGCCCAGATGCTCAAGGGCGGCGTCATCATGGACGTCACGACGCCCGAGCAGGCGACCATCGCGCAGGAGGCGGGAGCGGTCGCGGTCATGGCGCTCGAGCGCGTGCCCGCCGACATCCGCAAAGAGGGCGGCGTCGCCCGCATGGCGGCGATCGAGGTCATCCAGCGCATCATGGACGCGGTGACGATCCCGGTCATGGCAAAAGCGCGCATCGGGCACTTCGTAGAAGCGCAGGTCCTCGAAGCGCTCGGCGTCGACTTCATCGACGAGAGCGAGGTGCTCACGCCCGCCGACGAGCACTATCACATCGACAAACGTCCCTTCACCGTGCCGTTCGTGTGCGGCGCGCGCAATCTCGGAGAGGCGCTGCGGCGCATCGCCGAAGGTGCGGCGATGATACGCACCAAGGGCGAAGCCGGCTCCGGCAACATCGTCGAAGCGATCCGCCATCTGCGCGAAGTGACGAGCGAGATCCGCCGGCTCTCCACGTTGTCTGAAGAAGAGTTCGTCGCCGCCGCCAAGGATCTCGGAGCACCGGTGGAGCTGGTGCGCGATGTGGCCGAGCACGGCCGCTTGCCGGTCGTGACGTTCGTGGCCGGCGGCATCGCGACGCCCGCCGACGCGGCGCTGTGCATGCAGCTCGGATCCGAGGGCGTGTTCGTCGGTTCGGGCATCTTCAAGAGCTCGAACCCCGCCAAGACCGCCAAGGCGATCGTCGAGGCCACGCACTACTTCGATGATCCGAAGGTCGTGCTCGAAGTGAGCAAGGAGCTCGGCGCTGCGATGCCCGGACTCGAGATCAGCCAGATCCCGAAGGATCAACTGATGGCCGGGCGCGGTTGGTGA
- the pdxT gene encoding pyridoxal 5'-phosphate synthase glutaminase subunit PdxT translates to MTIGVLGLQGDVEEHLAMLERIGASALRVKTPLELAQVDGLIIPGGESTTVGVMLNRFGLAKPLLERVKKGMPVWGTCMGMIVMAEHVVGSDQPTLGLLHIDVVRNAFGRQVESAEVPLTISGLGGRPFPGVFIRAPWIEAARGDAKIMASLDGKGVMVRQGNLLGTSFHPELTDDPRIHQLFADLVARSRPALAAR, encoded by the coding sequence GTGACGATCGGCGTCCTCGGCCTCCAGGGCGATGTCGAGGAGCATCTCGCGATGCTCGAGCGCATAGGCGCGAGCGCACTGCGCGTGAAGACGCCGCTCGAGCTGGCACAGGTAGACGGTCTCATCATCCCGGGGGGCGAGTCGACGACCGTCGGCGTCATGCTCAACCGCTTTGGGCTCGCCAAGCCGCTGCTCGAGCGCGTCAAGAAGGGCATGCCCGTGTGGGGGACGTGCATGGGCATGATCGTGATGGCCGAGCACGTCGTCGGGTCGGACCAGCCGACGCTGGGATTGCTGCACATCGACGTCGTGCGCAACGCGTTCGGACGACAGGTCGAAAGCGCCGAGGTCCCGCTGACGATCTCGGGCTTGGGCGGCAGGCCCTTCCCCGGGGTGTTCATCCGCGCGCCCTGGATCGAGGCCGCGCGCGGCGATGCGAAGATCATGGCATCGCTCGACGGAAAAGGCGTGATGGTCCGCCAGGGCAACCTGTTGGGCACGTCGTTCCATCCCGAGCTGACGGACGATCCGCGCATCCATCAGCTGTTCGCCGATCTGGTGGCGCGCTCCAGGCCCGCGCTAGCCGCCCGCTAG
- a CDS encoding HNH endonuclease, giving the protein MTDVLVLNATYEALNVTSLQRAVKLVFSGKAEVLHQNERLLRAATFQMRMPSIIRMLYYIRRPRQQVALTKKNVLLRDDYRCQYCGNKSNGPMTVDHIVPKSAGGPSTWENLVCACLTCNNRKNNRTPQDANLHLLRKPRRPKYIPWIQVKRHTVPGEWYKFLFLYDVSIEERVES; this is encoded by the coding sequence GTGACCGACGTGCTGGTCCTCAACGCGACGTACGAAGCGCTAAACGTCACCTCGCTGCAGCGCGCGGTCAAGCTCGTCTTTTCGGGCAAGGCCGAGGTGCTGCACCAGAACGAGCGGCTGCTGCGCGCCGCGACCTTCCAGATGCGCATGCCCTCGATCATCCGCATGCTCTACTACATCCGCCGCCCGCGCCAACAGGTCGCCCTCACCAAGAAGAACGTCCTGCTGCGCGACGACTACCGCTGCCAGTACTGCGGCAACAAGTCGAACGGCCCGATGACCGTCGATCACATCGTGCCCAAGAGCGCCGGCGGTCCGTCGACGTGGGAGAATCTCGTCTGCGCGTGCCTGACCTGTAATAATCGCAAGAACAACCGCACGCCGCAGGATGCGAATCTGCACCTTCTGCGCAAGCCGCGCCGGCCGAAGTACATCCCCTGGATCCAGGTCAAGCGGCACACCGTGCCGGGCGAGTGGTACAAGTTCTTGTTCTTGTACGACGTGTCGATCGAAGAGCGGGTCGAATCCTGA
- a CDS encoding MOSC N-terminal beta barrel domain-containing protein, with product MVQVLVLVRRVDRRAGRILKVAELWRYPVKSFRGERVSSLRFNEGGPQDDRRFMLVDEAELRRGKRLTAREVPGLLGFSAAMEDGAVAVVAPDGRRARSDAADFEARVREFVGRPVSLHEDFSGANHDDSDVLVINLASARALVQEYGAPRSYRRFRPNIVLDGTDLAPYAELEWIGRRFTVGDVTLEAAAPNLRCSIPTVDPDTLEIDPAFLRFVVERHDGIFGVYCKVIQGGTAREGDDWHSAS from the coding sequence GTGGTACAAGTTCTTGTTCTTGTACGACGTGTCGATCGAAGAGCGGGTCGAATCCTGAAGGTCGCCGAGCTCTGGCGGTATCCAGTCAAGTCGTTTCGCGGCGAGCGCGTGAGCAGTCTTCGGTTCAACGAGGGCGGCCCGCAAGACGATCGCCGGTTCATGCTCGTCGATGAGGCCGAATTGCGCCGCGGCAAACGTCTGACCGCACGCGAGGTGCCTGGACTGCTCGGTTTCTCCGCCGCGATGGAAGACGGCGCGGTCGCCGTGGTCGCGCCGGACGGCAGACGCGCGCGCTCGGATGCGGCCGATTTCGAGGCGCGCGTGCGCGAGTTCGTCGGGCGCCCGGTGTCGCTGCATGAAGACTTCAGCGGGGCGAACCACGACGACTCCGACGTGCTGGTCATCAACCTGGCGTCGGCGCGCGCGCTCGTCCAAGAATACGGCGCGCCGCGCAGCTACCGGCGCTTTCGCCCGAACATCGTCTTGGACGGAACGGATCTGGCACCGTACGCAGAACTCGAATGGATCGGGCGGCGTTTCACGGTCGGCGATGTGACGCTCGAAGCCGCTGCCCCGAATCTGCGTTGTTCCATCCCGACCGTCGACCCGGACACATTGGAGATCGACCCTGCGTTCCTACGCTTTGTCGTCGAGCGCCATGACGGCATCTTCGGCGTGTATTGCAAAGTGATCCAAGGCGGCACGGCCCGCGAAGGTGATGACTGGCACTCCGCCAGCTAA
- a CDS encoding response regulator transcription factor produces the protein MPDGSKVLVIDDERPMREMLQLGLERHGYSVRTLPDGRGAEELVNQWQPDAIVLDVMLPFADGFMLLPGLRRQTQAPIIMLTAKGALDDKLTGLNLGADDYLQKPFAFPELVGRLEACMRRPHIAAPEMLRVADLVVDLKTREVRRGEMRIDLTNKEYRLLVTLMREPRRVFGKEELLRLVWGEDFEGEIGNVETYISYLRAKIDGIGQASLIHTVRGAGYSLRGER, from the coding sequence ATGCCTGACGGCTCAAAAGTGCTCGTCATCGACGACGAGCGTCCGATGCGCGAAATGCTGCAGCTAGGGCTTGAGCGGCATGGCTACTCCGTGCGCACGCTGCCTGACGGCCGAGGCGCGGAGGAGCTCGTCAACCAGTGGCAGCCCGATGCGATCGTGCTCGACGTGATGCTGCCGTTCGCCGACGGCTTCATGCTGCTGCCCGGGCTGCGCCGCCAGACGCAGGCGCCGATCATCATGCTGACCGCCAAGGGCGCGCTCGACGACAAGCTGACGGGGCTGAACCTCGGCGCCGACGACTACCTCCAGAAACCGTTCGCGTTCCCCGAGCTGGTCGGCAGGCTTGAAGCGTGCATGCGCCGCCCCCACATCGCCGCGCCCGAGATGCTGCGCGTGGCCGATCTCGTCGTCGACCTGAAGACGCGCGAAGTACGGCGCGGCGAGATGAGGATCGATCTGACGAACAAAGAGTACCGGCTGCTCGTCACGCTGATGCGCGAACCGCGCCGGGTCTTCGGCAAAGAGGAACTGCTGCGGCTGGTGTGGGGCGAAGATTTCGAAGGCGAGATCGGCAACGTCGAGACGTACATCTCATATCTGCGGGCCAAGATCGACGGAATCGGCCAAGCGAGCCTGATCCACACCGTGCGGGGCGCGGGGTACTCGCTGCGCGGCGAGCGCTAG
- a CDS encoding HAMP domain-containing sensor histidine kinase, which yields MNNRIWSSAVALAFAAAIMALLVYFAVNLGYGFALRETTIDANLRSQLAEEIIAVSQAPAAKRATKKQMADEIVAAVRSVHGYDAAVVGDDGKVLAGDAALAAANPLPPPSSMRVAQPGVPGGPGPSGPRPGGPPGPGAPPGSFGPQVFGAGPQAAGPAPRPGARSVIFTFHRPGFGPSGADAWHAPVSLVHIDGASVIFTRTTDTAADVLSRTRWIAFGLAALAFAITLLLGRRLLRATTRPFEVVRAALTRLGQGDYSRLSAADPDDPVVHQLVEEYNAAASEVAGTVAARQEVENNIRRFVADAGHELRTPLAVITGYVDLLRHASSEDNVMERRIFAEIDGQGERMRALIQNLLFLLRLDSQEPSDVKIIDAADVVQGVIDSFKSLANGATLGAEVEPGSFVQVSETELRQAIGNLIDNSLKYAPGSHIAARVRSEGDQVIITVSDDGPGMSPDTRARAFERFARGDTSGSIPGSGLGLAIVARTTERAGGSVSLHTEPGKGATVEMRFPAWKPRTSQTPA from the coding sequence GTGAACAACCGGATATGGAGCTCTGCGGTAGCGCTCGCGTTCGCGGCCGCGATCATGGCGCTGCTCGTGTATTTCGCGGTGAATCTCGGCTACGGCTTTGCGCTGCGCGAGACGACGATCGACGCGAACCTGCGCTCCCAGCTCGCGGAAGAGATCATCGCGGTGTCGCAAGCCCCGGCCGCCAAACGTGCGACCAAGAAACAGATGGCCGATGAGATCGTCGCCGCGGTCCGCTCGGTGCACGGCTACGATGCCGCGGTCGTCGGCGATGACGGCAAGGTATTGGCGGGCGACGCGGCGCTTGCAGCCGCGAATCCGTTGCCGCCGCCGAGCTCGATGCGCGTCGCTCAACCCGGAGTGCCGGGCGGTCCAGGACCGAGTGGTCCAAGGCCAGGCGGTCCACCGGGCCCCGGGGCTCCGCCAGGATCATTCGGACCGCAGGTGTTCGGCGCCGGTCCGCAAGCGGCTGGTCCGGCGCCGCGACCGGGCGCGCGCAGCGTCATCTTCACGTTCCACCGCCCCGGGTTCGGCCCGAGCGGAGCTGACGCGTGGCACGCACCCGTGTCGCTCGTCCACATCGACGGCGCGAGCGTCATCTTCACGCGCACGACCGACACGGCTGCCGACGTGCTGAGCCGCACGCGCTGGATCGCATTCGGCCTTGCGGCGCTGGCGTTCGCCATCACGCTGCTGCTCGGCCGGCGGCTGCTTCGCGCGACGACGCGTCCATTCGAAGTCGTGCGCGCCGCGCTCACGCGCCTCGGACAAGGCGACTATTCGCGCTTGAGCGCGGCCGACCCGGACGATCCGGTGGTGCATCAGCTCGTCGAAGAGTACAATGCGGCTGCAAGCGAGGTCGCCGGCACCGTCGCCGCGCGCCAAGAGGTGGAGAACAACATCAGGCGCTTCGTCGCGGATGCAGGCCACGAGTTGCGCACGCCGCTGGCGGTGATCACAGGCTACGTCGACCTGCTGCGTCACGCATCGTCGGAAGACAATGTCATGGAGCGGCGCATCTTCGCCGAGATCGACGGCCAGGGCGAACGCATGCGCGCCTTGATCCAAAATCTTCTTTTTCTCTTGCGGCTCGACAGCCAGGAGCCGAGCGACGTCAAGATCATCGATGCAGCCGACGTCGTGCAAGGCGTCATCGATTCGTTCAAGTCCCTCGCCAACGGCGCGACGCTGGGCGCAGAGGTGGAGCCCGGATCGTTCGTCCAGGTGTCGGAGACCGAGCTGCGTCAAGCGATCGGCAACCTCATCGACAACTCGCTCAAGTACGCCCCCGGATCGCACATCGCTGCGCGCGTCCGTTCGGAGGGCGATCAGGTCATCATCACCGTGAGCGATGACGGGCCCGGCATGAGCCCGGACACACGCGCGCGCGCTTTCGAGCGCTTCGCGCGGGGCGACACGAGCGGCTCGATCCCCGGCTCCGGGCTAGGCCTGGCGATCGTCGCGCGCACGACGGAACGCGCGGGCGGCTCGGTCTCGCTGCACACGGAGCCGGGCAAAGGGGCGACGGTCGAGATGCGTTTCCCCGCCTGGAAGCCGCGTACGTCGCAGACACCGGCCTGA
- a CDS encoding NAD(P)H-quinone oxidoreductase — translation MKALRITRPGGPEVLEIADVPAPEPKRDELLVRVRAAGVNRADTMQRRGHYPPPPGFPEDIPGMEFAGEVAAVGPDVRHHRIGQRVFGLTGGGAQAEYITIPDVLALPVPDNISDVEAGAVAEAYITAHDALFAQGSLAPGETVLVHAVGSGVGLAAMQIARAIGAKVLGTSRSAVKLERAVELGLDVPIDVSTQLFDDVAMRVTHGRGVDVIIDFVGADYFERNLNALAMKGRLVFVSTLSGADVKLSIRTVMMKRLRLAGATLRNRTLEEKVAATRAFANAVLPLIANGAIAVPIDRVLPLAQAAEAHRAMEANENFGKIVLTV, via the coding sequence ATGAAGGCGCTGCGCATCACCCGCCCGGGCGGTCCCGAGGTCCTCGAGATCGCCGACGTGCCGGCTCCCGAACCCAAGCGCGACGAGCTATTGGTCCGCGTGCGTGCCGCCGGCGTCAATCGCGCCGATACCATGCAGCGGCGCGGACATTATCCGCCGCCGCCGGGCTTCCCCGAAGACATTCCGGGGATGGAGTTCGCCGGCGAAGTCGCGGCGGTCGGTCCCGACGTGCGCCACCATCGCATCGGCCAGCGCGTGTTCGGGCTCACCGGCGGGGGTGCGCAGGCCGAATACATCACGATTCCCGACGTGCTTGCGCTTCCCGTCCCCGACAACATCTCCGACGTGGAAGCGGGCGCCGTTGCGGAGGCGTATATCACGGCGCACGACGCGCTCTTCGCGCAAGGATCGCTCGCACCGGGTGAGACCGTTCTCGTGCACGCGGTCGGATCCGGTGTCGGTCTCGCGGCGATGCAGATCGCACGCGCGATCGGCGCCAAAGTGCTCGGCACCTCGCGCAGCGCTGTCAAGCTTGAGCGCGCGGTCGAGCTCGGCCTGGATGTTCCGATCGACGTCTCGACCCAGCTCTTTGACGACGTAGCGATGCGCGTCACGCACGGCCGCGGCGTCGACGTCATCATCGACTTCGTCGGCGCGGACTATTTCGAGCGCAACCTCAATGCGCTGGCGATGAAAGGCCGGCTCGTCTTCGTGTCGACCTTGAGCGGTGCGGACGTGAAGCTCTCGATCCGCACGGTGATGATGAAGCGGTTGCGTCTGGCCGGCGCGACGCTGCGCAACCGCACCCTCGAGGAAAAGGTGGCCGCGACGCGCGCCTTCGCCAACGCCGTCTTGCCGCTCATCGCCAACGGCGCGATCGCGGTGCCGATCGACCGCGTTCTGCCGCTCGCGCAGGCTGCTGAGGCGCACCGCGCCATGGAAGCGAACGAGAACTTCGGCAAGATCGTGCTCACGGTGTGA
- a CDS encoding aminotransferase class I/II-fold pyridoxal phosphate-dependent enzyme, with translation MPRLDQRRTPYFDVLMDYVISGTIPFHTPGHKQGLGMHKRLRDFIGDNVLAIDLTQVGNLDDLNAPTGALREAHKLAAQAWGADHTHFLINGSTAGNQAMLMTALRPGDTVVLPRNSHKSAVSALIMSAARPVYVQPEVDQELHLDHAVTPQTVERALAEHPEAKAVFITSPTYYGATADLAEIERIVHGRDKLLLVDEAWGPHLHFHPELPPSATSIGADVCVNSTHKLLAAMSQSSMIHTRGARIDIGRLNSTLRIFQSTSPNQVLLASLDVARMQMATQGEKLLGRTLELARDARNRLNAIPDVYCMGLDQVGRPGVAGYDETRIVITVKDLGYTGYEAEQILRKRYNVQVELADLFNVVALISLGNTQDHIDRLVFAVGELAREDRQIDIYSPTGVLDERLKKKSYRLPPIPELVVTPREAFLSDHVEVPFRSSAGRVCAEVVTPYPPGIPIVCPGERLTKETIDYLRLELRAGVHIQGPVDQTLRTIRVLP, from the coding sequence GTGCCCCGACTCGATCAACGTCGTACGCCGTATTTCGACGTCCTCATGGACTACGTCATAAGCGGCACCATTCCGTTCCACACGCCCGGCCACAAGCAGGGTTTGGGCATGCACAAGCGCCTGCGCGATTTCATAGGCGACAACGTCCTGGCCATCGACCTCACGCAGGTCGGCAATCTCGACGATCTCAACGCGCCGACCGGAGCACTGCGCGAAGCGCACAAGCTCGCGGCGCAGGCATGGGGTGCCGACCATACGCACTTCCTCATCAACGGTTCGACGGCCGGCAATCAGGCGATGCTGATGACCGCGCTGCGTCCGGGCGATACCGTGGTACTGCCGCGCAACAGCCACAAGTCCGCGGTCAGCGCGCTGATCATGAGCGCCGCGCGGCCGGTGTACGTGCAGCCGGAAGTCGACCAAGAGCTGCATCTCGACCATGCCGTCACGCCGCAGACCGTCGAACGGGCGCTGGCCGAGCATCCTGAGGCGAAGGCGGTCTTCATCACGAGCCCGACCTACTACGGCGCGACCGCAGACCTCGCCGAGATCGAGCGCATCGTGCACGGGCGCGACAAACTGCTGCTGGTGGACGAAGCTTGGGGACCGCACCTGCATTTCCATCCGGAGCTGCCGCCGTCGGCGACGTCGATCGGGGCAGATGTCTGCGTCAACTCGACCCATAAGCTGCTGGCCGCCATGAGCCAGTCATCGATGATCCACACGCGTGGCGCGCGCATCGACATCGGCAGGCTGAACAGCACGCTGCGCATCTTCCAGAGCACGAGCCCCAACCAGGTGCTGCTGGCCTCGCTCGACGTCGCGCGCATGCAGATGGCGACCCAAGGAGAGAAGCTGCTCGGGCGGACGCTCGAGCTGGCGCGCGACGCGCGCAATCGCCTCAACGCCATCCCCGACGTCTACTGCATGGGTCTGGACCAGGTCGGCCGGCCCGGCGTAGCCGGCTACGATGAGACGCGCATCGTGATCACCGTGAAGGACCTCGGCTACACCGGCTACGAGGCTGAACAGATCCTGCGCAAGCGCTACAACGTCCAGGTCGAATTGGCCGACCTGTTCAACGTCGTGGCATTGATCAGCCTCGGCAACACGCAAGACCACATCGATCGGCTCGTGTTCGCCGTCGGCGAATTGGCGCGCGAGGACCGGCAGATCGACATCTATTCCCCGACCGGCGTGCTGGACGAGCGCTTGAAGAAGAAATCGTACCGTTTGCCCCCGATTCCCGAACTCGTCGTCACGCCGAGGGAGGCCTTCCTGAGCGACCACGTCGAAGTACCGTTCCGTAGCAGCGCAGGGCGTGTCTGCGCAGAGGTGGTGACGCCATATCCGCCCGGCATCCCGATCGTGTGCCCGGGGGAGCGATTGACGAAAGAGACCATCGACTATCTGCGGCTGGAATTGCGCGCCGGCGTCCACATCCAAGGACCCGTGGACCAGACGCTGCGCACCATCCGCGTGCTTCCATAG